In bacterium, the following are encoded in one genomic region:
- a CDS encoding OmpA family protein: protein MKKLGVVLTGLAIFLFAPCLSQAEEAIEKDRLGVGIQLGVNRYRGEVEEPKITPGGGAHLEYRWADSPFSLRGMINWGELKAEEGSTSFQGKIRSLDVVTKYRFAPKDVFSPYLFGGFGAVIFDPKDGFDLRKPSGDWPGTVIIPVGLGIEYRLKEALMLSIEGGYCFSTSDLFDRLIPEGSNDGYYVGRVGLTYYPPVRDRDGDGIEDRFDADPDNPEDFDGFEDEDGAPDYDNDGDGIPDDKDKCPGTDETVAKGEDTREDLDNFQDEDGCPDPDNDGDGIPDGRDGAPNEPETFNGYMDEDGVPDELPEAKKAMPIEPRKVIAPGKPSEAIVPVEPREVIVPAEPIKIITPCLEWVYFAVDRDDLSKEAEANLDKNVKILKENPDLKVMLTGHTDSDASDEYNLDLSRRRVERVAQYLINKGISAGRIKTTAYGEKEPVTSNLSETGKAKNRRVEINPVP from the coding sequence ATGAAGAAGTTAGGAGTTGTTTTGACGGGCCTGGCCATTTTTCTCTTTGCCCCTTGCCTTTCCCAGGCTGAAGAGGCGATCGAGAAAGATAGGTTGGGAGTAGGGATTCAACTTGGCGTTAATCGATATAGGGGTGAAGTGGAAGAGCCAAAGATTACGCCGGGCGGTGGCGCTCATCTTGAGTATCGCTGGGCTGACTCGCCCTTTTCTTTGCGGGGTATGATTAACTGGGGAGAACTGAAGGCTGAGGAGGGATCTACTTCCTTTCAAGGCAAAATAAGGTCTCTGGATGTGGTGACTAAGTACAGATTCGCCCCTAAAGATGTGTTTTCCCCTTACTTATTTGGTGGATTTGGGGCGGTTATATTCGATCCTAAAGATGGCTTTGACCTTCGAAAGCCGTCTGGGGACTGGCCGGGAACGGTTATTATCCCGGTAGGGCTGGGCATAGAATATAGGCTTAAAGAGGCGCTTATGCTTAGTATAGAGGGCGGATACTGTTTTTCGACCAGTGATTTGTTTGACCGGTTAATTCCGGAAGGAAGCAATGACGGCTACTATGTCGGCCGGGTAGGTTTGACTTATTATCCACCGGTAAGAGATAGAGATGGTGATGGGATAGAAGATCGTTTTGATGCTGACCCGGATAATCCTGAAGATTTTGATGGTTTTGAAGATGAAGATGGCGCCCCTGATTACGACAATGATGGTGACGGCATCCCGGATGATAAAGATAAATGCCCGGGAACGGATGAAACAGTAGCCAAAGGGGAAGATACCAGGGAAGACTTGGATAATTTTCAAGACGAAGATGGATGCCCAGATCCCGATAACGATGGCGATGGTATCCCGGATGGGCGGGATGGAGCGCCTAACGAACCTGAAACCTTTAACGGGTATATGGATGAAGATGGAGTCCCCGATGAGTTGCCGGAGGCTAAAAAGGCAATGCCGATTGAGCCCAGAAAAGTAATAGCTCCAGGTAAACCCAGTGAGGCAATAGTCCCGGTTGAGCCCAGAGAGGTAATAGTTCCGGCTGAACCCATCAAGATAATAACTCCATGCCTGGAATGGGTCTATTTTGCGGTGGATAGAGATGATCTTTCTAAAGAGGCCGAGGCTAACCTGGATAAGAATGTTAAGATACTGAAGGAGAACCCGGATTTAAAAGTAATGCTCACCGGGCATACTGACAGCGATGCCAGCGATGAATACAATCTGGATCTCTCCAGGCGGAGGGTCGAGAGGGTAGCACAATATTTGATAAACAAGGGTATTAGCGCCGGCCGGATTAAGACCACTGCTTACGGTGAGAAAGAACCGGTAACAAGCAACCTCAGTGAAACAGGCAAGGCTAAAAACAGACGGGTAGAGATTAATCCGGTGCCATAG